AGAAATTCCGCAAGAGCCGTGTTCCCGAAGCGGAAGAGGCCGACCATCAGCGGCGTGACCAGCAGGATATGCAAATTGACACCGAGCAACACCGGGTTCATCCGGGCCTTCAGACCGGCAAAGACCATGAAGACGACAAAGGCCAGACCGCAGCCGAACCAGCCTGCGAATTGCAGGTCGCCAGTCTGACGCCACAGCAGGATGAAACCGACGGAGGGCAGGCCCTCCAGAAGATCCAAAAGGAACTGCATTTGCCGGGATCTTGTCATCGACTTTCCTCCACCCTTGTTGAGTAGAGATAAGAACAAAGCCCAAAAAGTGCAAACTTGTAGCTCCTCAACCCTGACGTCATCTGATCGGAGCAGGTCAGCGACTGCCGATCCGGATCCAGGCGCCAGAGACCGCCAGCAAGGACGAAAAACAAAAAAAGGGCGGCCGAAACCGCCCTTCTCCAAAACACTAAGCTCTTGAACTTACTTCAAGTTACCGCAGAAGCGCTGAATGCGGGTGCAGGCTTCTTCGAGAGCTTCGGTCGAGGTCGCATAGGAAATGCGGAAATTCGGGCCAAGTCCGAAGGCCGAGCCGTGGACAACGGCCACACCTTCCGCCTCAAGCAGCTCGGAGACAAAATCCTCGTCGCTCTCGATGACCTTGCCGGAGGGCGCGGTCTTGCCGATGGTGCCCGCACAGGACGGGAACACGTAGAACGCTCCTTCCGGAACCGGGCAGGAGATGCCGCTGGCCTGGTTGAGCATGGAGACCACGAGATCGCGGCGCCCCTTGAAGATTTCGTTGTTCTTCGGAATGAAATCCTGGGTACCGTTCAGCGCCTCGACCGCCGCCCACTGGGCGATGGAACACGGGTTCGAGGTCGACTGGGACTGCACCTTGGCCATGGCCTTGATGAGATCGGCCGGGCCACCGGCATAACCGATCCGCCAGCCGGTCATGGCATAGGCCTTGGACACACCATTGACGGTCAGCGTGCGCTCATAGAGCTCGGGCTCCACCTGGGCCGGGGTGGTGAACTGGAAATCGTCATAGACGAGATGCTCATACATATCGTCGGTCATGATCCAGACCTGCGGATGCTTCTTCAGCACCTCGCAAAGCGCCTTCAGTTCCGCTTCCGTATAGGCGGCACCGGACGGGTTGGACGGCGAGTTGAAGATCAGCCACTTGGTGCGCGACGTGATCGCCGCATCCAGCGCTTCCGGAGTGATCTTGAAGGTCGACTTGTCGGCTTCCACGATCACCGGCTCGCCGCCCGCCAGCAGCACCATGTCCGGATAGCTGACCCAGTAGGGCGTCGGAATGATGACTTCGTCGCCCGGGTTGAGCGTGGCGATCAGGGCGTTATAGAGCACCTGCTTGCCGCCGGTGCCGACGGTGATCTGGTTGGTCGCGTAGGTGAGACCGTTTTCCCGCTTGAATTTCTCGACAATGGCCGCCTTGAGTTCCGGAATACCATCCACGGCGGTGTATTTGGTCTTGCCGCCATTGATCGCTGCAATGGCAGCTGCCTTGATGTTTTCCGGGGTGTCGAAATCCGGCTCGCCAGCACCGAGACCGATCACATCGCGGCCTGCGGCTTTCAGCTCGCGTGCCTTGTTGGTGACGGCGATGGTCGCAGAAGGTTGTACACGCGCCAATGCGTCAGCAAGAAAGCCCATAATGTCCTCCAGGGGGAAACGGGAATAACAGCGCGCGGACCGTAGAACCGTGCGCTGCGGAAGACAAGGGCCTCATGACAGCAAGTATGACAAAATTGCAAAGAATTGCCGACCAGACGGGAAGAGCTCAGAGATACACCGACAATCAGCGCGCATTTACATGCGCGTTTCGAGGATCAGTTTCGGATCTTTTGTATCTTCGTCGACCAGGCTGCACTTGAAACGCTTCTTCTTGGTCTGGCCATTGAGGATTGTCACCGGCACCGACAAGGGCACGTCGGACTCCTGTTTGGCCGCCCCAAGCAGTTCCGTATAATTGCTCGCGTGCAGCAATGTCTCCGTAATCGGTTTGCTTTCGATCACGTCGTGCGTCAGGTGATAGGTCTTCATGGCCGCATTGTTGGCTGCGATGATCATGCGCGACTTGGCGTTGACCACGAGCATCGGCGCACTGCAGATCTCAAACACCTTGGCAAAATCGACATCCCCGCCCATATGGCCGGCGGAAAACAAGACCCCGCCAACCGTGCCGCCAATGCGGAAATACATGGCTTCATATTTCAGGTCGGTGCTGTCGCCACTGGCCAGCAGGAACTTGCCACGGCCTGTCGCGCTCGCCCGACGTGTTAACGACGCCAAAGCCAGCGAGACAATGGTGCGGCCGACCCTCCCCTGGATGTGGGCAATATTGCGCCCGAGGATCAGCCGAGCGTCCTCGATCTGGAAGGTTTTCAGGAAGCCGTCGCTGGCGAAGCGGACATACCCGAAATTGTCGACCAGCAGCACAACACGGTTCGAGGACGCCACGAAGTGCTGCAGGATCGGCGCCAGCCCAAGGGCGATGCGGCCCGGATTGTCGTCATGCTCGCCGATCGAGGGGAAGCAGATCGCCAGAATACGTCCGTCGGGAAGCTCGTACCGATAGGCGACGATCGGAATGCCCGGAATACGGTGATCGGGTCCACCGCCAACGTCAAACGGCCCTGCCTGCCCGTCTCTGATCGCACCTTGCACAAGATGCAGGATCGTTTTCCGGTCCTCAGGTGACAGATGCCTCAATGCCTCGTTGGACGGCGCTTCCTGCAGATCCTTGACTTCGCTGTTGAAATTCTGCGAGCCGACCTCGTGCCAGAGAATGGTTTTCTTGCTGATATCGGCGATGAAGAACTGCAGTCCGGCCAGTGACAGGGCGGGCATTTCCCCGGCCGGCTGTTGTGCTGGTGCCGACGCCGTCGCGGCATCGTTCGGCTTTGCCGCCGTGGCGCGTTGCGCTGCATTGACTGTCATTCTAGGCCTGATCTTTTTGCGAAGGCTCTCCCGAAACCAAACTATCCCGCCCAATTCCAAACAAACACTAAAATCAGGCCTTAAAAACGTAGATCATTGTCAATTCCTGCGAGAAAAAACGCGAGAAACTCAAATTATGCTTAAAATGGAGGTTTGAATTTTACTAAAAGTTAACTTTACTGAACCGACCGCGAATAGAAAACGCACCTATCTTTTTCCAAAAACTGATCCGGCAAGGAGCAGCCTTGCAATGCTGACTGTTTGACGACCCTTTGTGACACCCCCTCCCCCACCTGCCAGCTGGTGGCAACTGCCGCAAAATGGTCACGAAATCACTCAGGGCCTGTCAGATTCGAGTCGGTCTGCCAGCACAATTGCGCGCCACATTGAAGCTACCCTAGCTGATGGAGGCCGATATGGTTGACACCGTGATTGAGACAGAACCCCGGACAGCATCCTCAAACGTGTTTCCGCCCGTGGTGTTGTTCGTTCTGGCCGCTGGTGTATTGATGCTGATGTCTGCATGGGAACCACGTCTGGCTCTGCCGCTAGTGGCGTTCTTTGCCATGGCCATCGCGACCCGGTTGCTCGGCAAGCGCCTGTACTACGAACTGTCCGGCAAACAGGAAATCATCGACTGACCCGCCGGTCGGCTGCACCGTCCATCGCCCCGAAAACTGCATTTCAGAAACAAATCATGTCCAACGCTGATACGCCAAACCGCCGGAAGAGCGGATCTCAACAGACCGAAATGAACGCCGCCCGGCCCCTGCTGCAAGCCATCTTTCTGGGTGTTGTGCTGGCGGCAGCCCTTGTTGCAGCCGCTGTCATGGCAAACCCGGACGAGATGGGCGCGCCGCCGCTGCCCGTTCACCAGCAAAACTCGTACAACCAGTACTAAAGCTGGAGACAGTACAAGCCCGCGGAAGACGCCAATCGGTTCCGCGGGTTTGACTATTGCCGAGCGTCCTGGCCCTAGAGCGCGACGAGCTCTTCAAAGGCTGTCTTCAGCTGGTAAGACCCGCGTTGCCCCTGCAAGATGTCCTGAAGCGCGCCCTCCTTGTCGAACAAGAGCAGCGTGACATGCTGCACGCCGTAACTGGTCGCGAAACTTCGCCCCTTTTCGGTTCTGATATTCGCAACCACGTAATCGATCTCCTCACCTTCAAGCATGTCCAATGCCTTGCGGGTCTCCTTCTGGAGCGCCAGGCACATGGAGCATTGTGGATCATGGATCTGCACGATGGTTGCGCGCCCATTCCCGACACGGTCCAGATCATGTTCGTGCATGGTATTCATCACGTTCTGCGCAAAGACGTAGCCGGTGCCACCGAGCAGAACCGTGCCGATCGCGACATTGCGCAACAAGCGCAGCACACCCCGCCGATCCGGCCCCGTCTTTCCGGCCTGAGCAGAGGTCTGAGCGGCACGTTTTGCCTTTCGGTTGCTGTTTTTCCGTTGCTTTTTCATGTCTCACCTGTTTCCAAACAGTTGGATTCTCCGTGTCAGCTCACGACGATCTCGGCGCCCGGGCGGACCCTGTCGTAAAGGTCGATCACGTCCTGGTTCACCAGCCTGACGCAGCCTGATGATACGGCCCGTCCGATCGACGCCGTCTCGGCCGTGCCATGCAGCCGGTAGAGCGTGTCGACCTTGCCCTGGAAGATGTAGAGAGCCCGCGCGCCCAGCGGATTGTCGAGGCCCGGAGCCATGCCACCGTTGCGGGCGCTGAATTGTTCAAGATGCGGTTCACGCGCAATCATCTCGTCCGGCGGCGTCCAGGTTGGCCAGGGCCGTTTCCAGGCAATCCTGGCCCGGCCGGACCATTCGAAACCCTGCCGCCCCAGCCCAACGCCATAGCGCATCGCCGTGCCGCTGGGCTCCACGAGATAGAGGTAGAACTTGCTGGTATCGACAATGACCGTTCCAGGAGCTTCCCCGGTCGGATAGGAAATGCGCTGGCGCCGAAACTCCGGCATCAGCAACGCGGGATCGACGGCGGGAACGGGAAACGGCTCCGAAAGTCTCGGACCGTAGGCCAGTTGAAAGGCCGGGTCTGCCAGAGGGCGAACCGCTTCGGGCAAAGGAGCCTGCCGGTTGGAACAACCGGCCAGCGTCAGTCCGGCCATGCTCAATCCAGCCGCAAGCATCTTGCGGCGTGTCATGACTGTTTTCATCGGGTCTTGTCCGGGCGCCTCTTAAAGAACCACAACCCGGGTTCCAACCGGCACCCGTTCATAGAGGTCGATCACATGATCGTTGATCATGCGGATGCAGCCGTTTGAGACGGACCGGCCAATTGAGGACGGCTGGGTGGTCCCATGGATCCGGTAGTAGGTGTCGCGGCCGTTGCGATAAAGATAGAGCGCTCTGGCACCAAGCGGGTTGTTGACCCCGCCCGGAACCCCATTTGCATAGCGGGCATATTTCTGCGGTTCGCGGCGGATCATGTTCTTCGTCGGTGTCCAGCTCGGCCATTCCGCCTTGCGCTGGACTATGGCGCTGCCCTGGAAAGCCAGTCCGGCTTTTCCGACACCAACGCCATAGCGCCGCGCCCGTCCCCATCGTTCCATGAGGTAGAGAAAATGGTTGCGCGGATCGACCACGATCGTGCCTGGCGCATAGGTCATTGAATAAAAGACGCTTTGCGGCACATAGGCAGGATCGAGCTTGAACGTCTTTTTGAACTTTTCGGTGTGATGGGCCTGAGCGACACCGACTGGTGCTGCAAGCAGCATTGCGCCGCCAAGCAGCAAATCTCTTCGCTTCAACATGGAAGATCTCCTGAATTATCTGGACTGTTGGCCGATGGTGTCGGCCGGAGGACAGGGACAGACGATCAGGAATTGGGGGGGCGTGGCTCCAGGCGGGTCCCGACGGAGCGCCTCCGGATGGGCCTTATCGTGTCAGGAGCTTCGGCTGCATTGAACGCCTCCAGAAACGCGGTGCCGATAACGGCCTTGCAGTCAGAGGATTTGCAGTAGCTCGGAGTGGTATCTGCAGTGCCAGGTTCCTCCGCCGGCTGACTGGCCTCTACGCCGTCAAGGCCCTGGAAACCAGGTTCCTGAAGAAGGACCACACCAGTTTCCGTTTCCGACAACTCGACATTGCCGCGCGCAAAGCTTTGCTGGAAACCGGCAAGCAGAAATCCGACAATGATCAGAATCCGAAACATGGCGGCAGGTTAGCGGTGATTTCCGGCAATACCCAGACACCGTCTTTCACACTCGCGTGAGCAGGTGCGGCCTGCCCCTGGCGCTCCCGCAACTTCATGGAAAGAACCCGGCGCCGAGAGGCGCTGCTAGCAGCCAGAACATGACATACAAAAGCAGAGGCCCGGCTCCACGTGCTTGCGTGAAAGCCGAGCCTCAAGTGCCCGGTCCGCCCCCGGTAAACTGTCCCAACACGTCGCCATCCCCACCCGGAAGTCACGCTGCATGTGAGCAACGGAACTCGTTGTTGATCCCGGTCAAAGACAGGACTGTGTTTGTCGCTCAAGTAAAGCAATGAGGACGTCTGCCCGCAAGACCGACCCGGTCCCCAAGGGCACAGGCGCCATCGATTAACTTGAACCCCGTTCACTTCGGCGAATAACAGGGGATAACCCTGGGGAAAGCCTCTCGGGGACCTGGAAGGGAATTCGCGCCATGACCATTGCCAACAGCCCAAAGTGGATCGATAAAGAAAACTCAGGCTTGTCGGAGGCAGCAATGGACATCAACCTCACACTCTCCGCAGACACGATCCGAATGTTTGCGCAAAAGGCCCGCGCGGCCGCCTCATCCCTTGAAGACAGTTTCGAAGACGGTCACGAAGGGGACGTCGAGTTTGACGCGGACACGCTCGAGGAAGGTCACAATCACGACGGCCTCGCGGAAGAGGAAAACGACGACCTCTCCGACGAGGAGCTGCGCGAGTTGATCGAGGACCTCAATGTGGACGAGGCCGCCGAACTTGTCGCCATCACCTGGATTGGCCGAGGCGACTTCGACGCCGAAGATTTCGACCAGGTCGTTGATGAAGCGCGTGAACGGGCCGTGGGTTCGACGGCCAAGTATCTCCTGGGCATGCCGTTGCTGGCGGACTATATGGAAGCCGGCCTCGACGCACTCGACCTCTGATCGGCGCCGTTTCCTCCCTCGTTTCAACGCCTTCTGCGAGGTCAAGCAGAGCGGGCAAACTTTGCCGCCTCCTCCACAAGTTTGCGCTTTCCTTGGGAAAACCGGTTAGGATTTGATTTACCATCTTTTCGCCGCCGGGCAATTGCCTCACTCTCGCCTGATTGATGGTTGGGACGAGAGCAATCGGCCTGCTGAAATCAGCCCTTTGCTCTCTCAATTTGGAAACGCTCAGCGTCAGGTCACACGATGGCAATCGATTGACTGCTGCTGAAGTTGGGAGTTGAGGGCAATGCTGCAAGACCCGGCAAACCATGATGTCTACGATGCCCATCGTCCGTCACCCTGGCCCTTTGTCGGCGCCATGATCGCCGCCTCTGCGCTGATCACCACACTTGTTGTTGCCTTCAGCGGCTAGCTGTTTCGCGACCCTGATGCAGCCCCTCTGGCAGGCCGACGTCTGCCCGGTCCAGCTGCCCCTTGAAATCAGAGAGATGTGAGAATGCGCGCTCCGCGTCTGGCCGTGATCGATCTTGCGCGCGGGCTCGCTGTCATCGCGATGGTGATCTATCACCTCTCGTGGGATCTCTCCTGGTTCGGATTCGTTCAGTGGCCCGTCGCCCAGGGTTTCGGCTGGCGCCTGTTTGCCGGCTCGATCGCGGGCAGCTTCCTGTTCCTTGCCGGGGTTAGTCTGGATCTCGCGCATCATGAGGCCATTCGCTGGCGGGCGTTCTGGCGCCGCCTGGCAACGATTGCAGCAGCCGCGGCGGCTGTGTCACTTGTGACCTATTTCGCGTTCGCCGACAGTTTCGTCCGCTTCGGCATCCTGCACAGCATTGCCGCCGCCAGCCTGATCGCTCTGCCTTTTGCCCGCCTGCCCTCCTGGACGGTCCCAGCGGCTGCGCTGTTCTTCCTGACGCTGCCGCTCTGGGCCACATCTTCCGTCTTCGACGGACCGCTCTGGTTTTGGACCGGGCTGGGCAAGACGGGTTTTGCCAGCGTCGACTATGTCCCGGTTGCCCCCTGGACGGGGGTGACACTCGCCGGTCTTTCCCTGTCGAAGGGTTTTCGAAAACTCGGCGTCTGGCAAAAATTGTCGGTCCTTGGTTTTGAAGGTGCCTCTGGCAAGGGGCTTCGCCTGACCGGCCGGCATTCCCTGACCATCTACCTCCTGCACCAGCCGGTTCTTTACGGGCTGGTCTGGAGCGCCGCCCAGGTCACGCCGGAACTTGACCGGGCCGGCAATGCATTTGTCCGCAACTGCACAATCGCCTGCCAGGATACCTATGCTTCCCCCAGCGCCTGCAACTCCGCCTGCACCTGCACAGTCGACAGGCTGAAAACGGACGGTGTCTGGGAGGATCTCAACAAGGATCCCCTGAACCAGTCTCTCCGCCAGCAGATGAACGAGACCTATGCCATCTGCCTCGCGGAGCCCGGAGATTAACCGCGTGATTACCAGGGGAAGGGGCTGAAAGGCGTGCGCAGACATCCCCAATACTCGGACGCCAACCGTGAGGGCTCCAGAAGCCCCAAAGTCTCGAACAGGTCGCGCGAAGCCGGATCGACCCAGACCCCGGCAAGAACAACCGCGCACAGCGCAGCAAAAATCTGCCTGACGTGAATTCGTTCGCCGCTTGCCATTCCCCTACCTCACATTGCCCCAGGCGCTCGATAGCCGGTCTCGAACTGGCCTCGCTTTAATCGAAGTGGCCGAACACCCGCTTCACTCGGCAAAGCAACCTGTCGCGCCGCTCCCTTGCGAAGGGAAGAAAAACTGTCTCGTCACGCCCGGCCACCAGCTGCTCGAGAGCCCAGAAAGCCGAGACTGCGTCACACCGGGCCTTCATGACATCAAGTTCCCGCGTCGAAGGACGTAGGTGTCCGGCCCCCTCCGCGCAATAACTCTCCATGAAAACCATTTCCGATCGCTCGCAAAAATCGTGCTCCAGAATGGCATAGGCGAGATCCCAGGCAGGCGGCGCCATGGCGGAAAACTCCCAATCGATCAGCCAGAAACCGTCAGCTGAGAGAAGACAGTTTCCTGGAGAAACATCCCCATGGCTCGGAACCAGCAAGGCCGTCTGTTCGCACTCCTGTGTCTCAAGCGCGGACAACGCCCTGGCCAGGTCTTGCCACTCTGCGGACAGAACACCTTCTTGCGGCAGGCGCGACAATTGCTCCCGATTGACCGCGCCGGGGTCCAGCTCGCCCTTGAAGGGCTCTGCCGATGCGTGCAGTTTTCCCAAGGCGGTACCGAGCCGCTCCGGCAGGGTTGGCGGCGGCGGATCGGCAACCGCAACGGCCCGTGTCAGCAGGATCGCGTCCTCGACATCGCAATAGAGGGGAGGCACAGCGAGGCACAGCCGGGCAGCAAGGGCCAGATTGTGCGCCTCGGCGACCCGGTCGACCCGGACAGCCTGCTGTTTGAGTGGCAATCGCAGATAAAAAGTCCCCCGCTCCGCCTCAAGGCGAAAAACACGATTGCTCAGCCCCCGGCTGGCTGTGGCCTGAAGTGGCTTGCCACATGTTTCCAGCAGGCCGGGATGAGCCTGGAAGGCAGCGGCGACTTCAGCAGGAACGGCCTCTGGCAAATCGGAAGGAAGCTGTGGCACAAGCGGACCGTATCCGGGATCAAATCGGGAGAACAGCGCACGCCATGGACAACGTACCGTCTCCTCATATCATCATCACCTATTGCCGCCAATGCAACTGGCTGCTGCGATCTGCCTGGATGGCACAGGAAATCCTGTCCACTTTTTCCGAAGAAACAGGCGCTGTAACGCTGGTGCCGGCAACAGGCGGGACATTCACCATCACCTGTGACGGAGCCACCGTCTGGGACCGTCAAGCGGACGGCGGCTTTCCGGAGGCAAAGATCCTGAAGCAGCGGCTGCGTGATCGGCTATGGCCTGAAAAGGATCTTGGGCACAGTGATCGCAAAGACTGAGTTTTTGGACATATTACTTTTCATCAACATATATGAGAGTATAATCATTTCAAATTGACCGCAATCAACGCAATAAAAGAACCAATGCCATGCGGAAAGCCCCATCTACATGCACAGCAATGTCCGCTATTTTTGCCGGAATATTGTGGATCACAGGACTAAACCCAGCATTTTCTTCAGATGAAGCTCAATCAAAAATTGTAATCTATACCGAAGACTACAAACCACTTTATTTTCAGGATGAAAACGGTGGCGTCAAAGGCGAACTCGCGGATCTCGTCCGGGAAATCGCTGACGCGGCCAACGTGACTTATGATCTCCGCACCCGCCCTTTCAAACGCGGTCTCAATGCAGTTCGGAACAACACTGATCATTGTTTCCTGGCGCTCTGGCGCACCACCATGCGCGAACCCAATTTCAAATGGGTCGGCCCCTTGGCAGTGGATGGCTACGGGCTGTTTGCGCTCAAGGGCACCAAAATCACCCTTTCAGAACTTTCCGACAGCTTCGGCTATGCAACCGGCGCCGTCAGCGGCTGGACCAGCACCGTAGAAGTCCAGGATGCCGGACATCCCAATCTGGTGATCGTTTACGAGGACGATCTCAATGTGAACATGCTGAAACAGGGGCACACCCAGCTTTGGCTGGGAGGACTGGT
This genomic interval from Labrenzia sp. VG12 contains the following:
- a CDS encoding ABC transporter substrate-binding protein, which produces MRKAPSTCTAMSAIFAGILWITGLNPAFSSDEAQSKIVIYTEDYKPLYFQDENGGVKGELADLVREIADAANVTYDLRTRPFKRGLNAVRNNTDHCFLALWRTTMREPNFKWVGPLAVDGYGLFALKGTKITLSELSDSFGYATGAVSGWTSTVEVQDAGHPNLVIVYEDDLNVNMLKQGHTQLWLGGLVSTPFVAQQQGLDVQPVLTIKEVDLALACNPDIDQGVVDRLQAALDARRPASSADRLTQ
- a CDS encoding DUF3775 domain-containing protein, with product MDINLTLSADTIRMFAQKARAAASSLEDSFEDGHEGDVEFDADTLEEGHNHDGLAEEENDDLSDEELRELIEDLNVDEAAELVAITWIGRGDFDAEDFDQVVDEARERAVGSTAKYLLGMPLLADYMEAGLDALDL
- a CDS encoding pyridoxal phosphate-dependent aminotransferase produces the protein MGFLADALARVQPSATIAVTNKARELKAAGRDVIGLGAGEPDFDTPENIKAAAIAAINGGKTKYTAVDGIPELKAAIVEKFKRENGLTYATNQITVGTGGKQVLYNALIATLNPGDEVIIPTPYWVSYPDMVLLAGGEPVIVEADKSTFKITPEALDAAITSRTKWLIFNSPSNPSGAAYTEAELKALCEVLKKHPQVWIMTDDMYEHLVYDDFQFTTPAQVEPELYERTLTVNGVSKAYAMTGWRIGYAGGPADLIKAMAKVQSQSTSNPCSIAQWAAVEALNGTQDFIPKNNEIFKGRRDLVVSMLNQASGISCPVPEGAFYVFPSCAGTIGKTAPSGKVIESDEDFVSELLEAEGVAVVHGSAFGLGPNFRISYATSTEALEEACTRIQRFCGNLK
- a CDS encoding L,D-transpeptidase; the encoded protein is MTRRKMLAAGLSMAGLTLAGCSNRQAPLPEAVRPLADPAFQLAYGPRLSEPFPVPAVDPALLMPEFRRQRISYPTGEAPGTVIVDTSKFYLYLVEPSGTAMRYGVGLGRQGFEWSGRARIAWKRPWPTWTPPDEMIAREPHLEQFSARNGGMAPGLDNPLGARALYIFQGKVDTLYRLHGTAETASIGRAVSSGCVRLVNQDVIDLYDRVRPGAEIVVS
- a CDS encoding phosphotransferase, with protein sequence MPQLPSDLPEAVPAEVAAAFQAHPGLLETCGKPLQATASRGLSNRVFRLEAERGTFYLRLPLKQQAVRVDRVAEAHNLALAARLCLAVPPLYCDVEDAILLTRAVAVADPPPPTLPERLGTALGKLHASAEPFKGELDPGAVNREQLSRLPQEGVLSAEWQDLARALSALETQECEQTALLVPSHGDVSPGNCLLSADGFWLIDWEFSAMAPPAWDLAYAILEHDFCERSEMVFMESYCAEGAGHLRPSTRELDVMKARCDAVSAFWALEQLVAGRDETVFLPFARERRDRLLCRVKRVFGHFD
- a CDS encoding SelT/SelW/SelH family protein: MDNVPSPHIIITYCRQCNWLLRSAWMAQEILSTFSEETGAVTLVPATGGTFTITCDGATVWDRQADGGFPEAKILKQRLRDRLWPEKDLGHSDRKD
- a CDS encoding heparan-alpha-glucosaminide N-acetyltransferase translates to MRAPRLAVIDLARGLAVIAMVIYHLSWDLSWFGFVQWPVAQGFGWRLFAGSIAGSFLFLAGVSLDLAHHEAIRWRAFWRRLATIAAAAAAVSLVTYFAFADSFVRFGILHSIAAASLIALPFARLPSWTVPAAALFFLTLPLWATSSVFDGPLWFWTGLGKTGFASVDYVPVAPWTGVTLAGLSLSKGFRKLGVWQKLSVLGFEGASGKGLRLTGRHSLTIYLLHQPVLYGLVWSAAQVTPELDRAGNAFVRNCTIACQDTYASPSACNSACTCTVDRLKTDGVWEDLNKDPLNQSLRQQMNETYAICLAEPGD
- a CDS encoding L,D-transpeptidase — its product is MLKRRDLLLGGAMLLAAPVGVAQAHHTEKFKKTFKLDPAYVPQSVFYSMTYAPGTIVVDPRNHFLYLMERWGRARRYGVGVGKAGLAFQGSAIVQRKAEWPSWTPTKNMIRREPQKYARYANGVPGGVNNPLGARALYLYRNGRDTYYRIHGTTQPSSIGRSVSNGCIRMINDHVIDLYERVPVGTRVVVL